The following coding sequences lie in one Porphyromonas asaccharolytica DSM 20707 genomic window:
- the pyrH gene encoding UMP kinase, with translation MAQYKRVLLKLSGESLAAGSKQGIDTTRLHDYASQIIEISDMGVEVAIVVGGGNIFRGMAGSAEGLDRVSGDRMGMLATVINALAISAAINAQCPSIQGTPRAVVMTSTPMEPYARYYDALTARQLLAQGHIVFVAGGTGNPFFTTDSASALRGIELQADIMLKGTRVDGIYTADPERDPSATKLFRLTYQEVYDRGLRIMDLTAMTLCQENHLPIIVFDMDTTGNLARVMRGEEIGSIVS, from the coding sequence ATGGCTCAATACAAACGAGTACTACTCAAGCTCAGCGGCGAGTCGCTAGCTGCTGGCTCCAAGCAAGGCATCGACACGACACGCCTCCACGACTACGCCTCGCAGATCATCGAGATCAGTGATATGGGCGTCGAGGTGGCTATCGTCGTAGGCGGTGGCAACATATTCCGAGGTATGGCTGGCTCTGCCGAAGGGCTGGATCGTGTGTCGGGCGACCGTATGGGCATGCTCGCCACGGTCATCAATGCGCTCGCCATCAGTGCTGCGATCAATGCACAGTGTCCCTCCATACAAGGCACACCTCGTGCGGTCGTCATGACCAGTACGCCGATGGAGCCCTACGCGCGCTACTACGATGCGCTCACAGCTCGCCAACTGCTGGCGCAGGGGCATATTGTCTTCGTCGCTGGCGGGACGGGCAATCCATTCTTTACCACAGACTCTGCCTCAGCACTGCGTGGCATAGAGCTACAAGCTGACATCATGCTCAAGGGGACCCGTGTCGACGGCATCTACACAGCCGATCCTGAGCGCGATCCCTCAGCGACGAAGCTCTTTCGTCTCACCTACCAAGAGGTATACGATCGTGGGCTCAGGATTATGGACCTGACCGCTATGACGCTTTGTCAGGAGAACCACCTGCCAATCATCGTCTTTGACATGGACACAACGGGCAACCTGGCTCGTGTGATGCGTGGCGAGGAGATAGGGTCCATCGTTTCCTAA
- a CDS encoding lipopolysaccharide biosynthesis protein, whose product MKVPRPLRSILADSGLLLSVGVGVQLIALLLLPWVSKLYAPDTLGDLALILSISTLLSIAVGGRYEQAIVICQEPLERKHLLRLTLWITALVTLALLALTPAIEPWIGATRYATLQGKLWLIPPVVCTLGLCATLSNYALSLGHFKRIATSKAVQGLGNNGLKVDFGLFSPSVWSLWGAQIASTLLALIPLLQPLKHNKQTRVPTSRRELSQVARKYRAFPLFSLPQAAITTLLGSILILMLPLGYTTVEVGLVTMATMLARRPVQLIADSVSQVYFNRLSVAHHAQAPWRPLVRPLLLVTLVAGLPTLVLLWWAMPYLVRWFLAPAYVACTEIIRAMLVYLLVLFFTSIINVIPDIIGRQRAHLQIQLLNLFLQVALLVLLIYILRVPFVETVSTYYLVIALYHLLYGGWLLYLLRRHDQQLQRSND is encoded by the coding sequence GTGAAAGTGCCCCGACCACTGCGCTCCATACTAGCCGATAGCGGTCTACTCCTCTCTGTCGGCGTCGGGGTACAGCTGATAGCCCTACTTCTCCTACCGTGGGTCAGTAAACTATACGCACCAGACACGCTAGGCGACCTAGCACTCATTCTCTCCATCTCTACGCTGCTCAGCATCGCCGTCGGGGGGCGCTACGAGCAGGCTATCGTCATCTGCCAAGAGCCCTTAGAGCGAAAGCACTTGCTACGCCTCACCCTTTGGATCACAGCTCTAGTGACGCTCGCTCTACTTGCTCTCACCCCAGCCATCGAGCCGTGGATAGGGGCCACCCGCTACGCTACCCTGCAGGGCAAGCTCTGGCTCATTCCGCCCGTTGTCTGCACCTTGGGACTGTGCGCTACACTAAGCAACTATGCGCTAAGTCTAGGTCACTTCAAGCGCATCGCCACCAGCAAGGCGGTGCAAGGACTGGGCAATAATGGACTCAAAGTGGACTTCGGACTCTTCTCCCCCTCCGTCTGGAGCTTGTGGGGGGCGCAAATAGCCTCGACGTTGCTCGCGCTCATTCCACTCCTACAACCTCTGAAGCATAACAAACAAACCAGGGTCCCAACTAGCCGTAGAGAGCTAAGTCAAGTGGCTCGAAAGTACAGAGCCTTCCCCCTCTTTAGCCTTCCTCAAGCAGCCATCACCACCCTCCTCGGGTCGATCTTGATCCTCATGCTGCCGCTAGGCTACACGACTGTAGAGGTGGGACTGGTCACTATGGCAACGATGCTGGCACGCCGTCCCGTACAGCTCATCGCAGACAGCGTCAGTCAGGTCTACTTCAACCGTCTCTCCGTAGCACACCACGCGCAGGCACCCTGGCGGCCGCTCGTCCGTCCGCTGCTCCTGGTGACGCTCGTAGCAGGCCTCCCCACACTCGTACTCCTCTGGTGGGCTATGCCTTATCTAGTTCGTTGGTTCCTAGCCCCCGCATACGTAGCCTGCACAGAGATCATACGCGCTATGCTCGTTTACCTGCTCGTCCTCTTCTTCACCTCCATCATCAACGTCATCCCCGACATCATCGGGCGGCAAAGAGCGCACCTACAGATCCAACTGCTCAACCTCTTCCTACAAGTTGCCCTCCTGGTGCTACTCATCTACATCTTGCGTGTGCCCTTCGTCGAGACCGTCTCCACTTACTACTTAGTCATCGCACTCTACCACCTGCTCTACGGGGGCTGGCTCCTCTACCTCTTGCGCCGACACGACCAGCAGCTCCAGCGGAGCAACGACTAA
- a CDS encoding phosphatidate cytidylyltransferase: MSTFTTRLISGTVYVALIVLALTLSMVWGLWILLSFFAVAGIIEFNHLTRVNQTYIFRIVLDCVAAVWLLYATAQYGMAISHEFGIFIPYLLYLLYVVCRSTFLPHKDMLPSLGNSLIGQLYIAAPLALTIRLTLVADPFSSMTQYNGLLLLAIFIFIWVNDTGAYLVGSRWGKRRLAPSISPKKSVEGSIGGLLLVLLSAVVLRLLLFPELSWLRILLIAAVVAIFGTIGDLFESSLKRQAGVKDSGKLIPGHGGILDRIDSLLLAVPAVYLLLAIFDLY; encoded by the coding sequence ATGTCGACCTTCACCACTCGTCTTATATCGGGCACTGTCTACGTAGCACTGATCGTGCTAGCCTTAACACTCTCCATGGTCTGGGGATTGTGGATCTTGCTCTCCTTCTTTGCCGTGGCAGGGATCATCGAGTTCAACCATCTGACGCGAGTCAATCAGACCTACATCTTTCGTATCGTACTAGACTGCGTGGCAGCCGTCTGGCTTCTCTACGCCACGGCGCAGTATGGCATGGCGATCAGTCATGAGTTCGGCATTTTCATTCCTTACCTGCTCTACCTGCTCTATGTGGTCTGTCGCTCCACATTCCTTCCGCACAAGGATATGCTCCCCAGTCTCGGCAACAGTCTCATCGGACAGCTCTACATAGCCGCTCCCCTCGCACTGACCATCAGGCTGACGCTTGTGGCCGATCCTTTCTCCTCCATGACGCAGTACAACGGGTTGCTCCTGCTCGCCATTTTCATCTTTATATGGGTCAATGACACGGGTGCCTACCTCGTCGGCTCACGATGGGGAAAAAGAAGACTGGCACCCAGCATCTCACCAAAGAAAAGCGTCGAAGGCTCCATCGGAGGTCTCCTCCTCGTCCTCCTCTCAGCAGTCGTCTTACGCCTGCTTCTATTCCCAGAGCTAAGCTGGCTACGCATCTTGCTCATCGCGGCGGTGGTCGCCATCTTTGGTACCATTGGGGATCTCTTTGAGAGTAGCCTCAAGCGTCAAGCGGGTGTCAAGGATTCGGGCAAGCTCATCCCGGGTCACGGTGGCATCCTCGATCGCATAGACAGCCTACTTCTAGCGGTGCCAGCCGTCTATCTGCTCCTCGCCATCTTCGATCTATACTAA
- the ftsH gene encoding ATP-dependent zinc metalloprotease FtsH produces MNKHIKNPLGTPTPNPQGSDPRRGKRRFNPMWLYLSAILILAMLFFLPSEQPTNNKEVDWTEFQQLLRKEVATKVEVNRTKGVAIATLNPKKVGMVYSEQELQNIEQRGFPFRMVNAQYQVKCTLPSVDRFDEFVQREEVAIDVKYKTDSMSFWLILANWLPLILLLVFWIWVFRRMSAGPGGKNGGPGGVFNVGKSKAKLYDKKESHVTFDDVAGLHEAKQELQEIVEFLKNPDKYTKLGGKIPKGALLVGPPGTGKTLFAKAVAGEAHVPFFSISGSDFVEMFVGVGASRVRDLFKQAKEKSPCIIFIDEIDAVGRARSKNAGFSSNDERENTLNQLLTEMDGFDGNSGVIILAATNRVDILDKALLRAGRFDRQIYVDLPDLNDRKEIFLVHMKGLKLGPDVSVDQLARQTPGFSGADIANVCNEAALIAARHDKQAIEKQDFMDAVDRIIGGLEKKNKIITEDERRSIAIHEAGHATISWMTEYGNPLVKVTIVPRGKALGAAWYMPEERQITHTQVLLDELCSLLGGRAAEELFLDRISTGAANDLERVTKLAYAMITYYGMSDKLPNLNYADSQSDGYTFQKPYSEETAVIIDQEVSKLIATQYARAKEILTQYAEQHHQLAQLLLEREVIYTEDVETILGKRQWISRSDELDALNEAARAKRLASATPPPYIKKEEDQPTPDSSDEKKDEEPTDHE; encoded by the coding sequence ATGAATAAGCATATTAAAAACCCGCTGGGTACCCCCACTCCTAACCCGCAGGGGTCGGATCCACGACGCGGTAAGCGTCGCTTTAATCCGATGTGGCTCTACCTATCGGCCATTCTGATATTGGCAATGCTCTTCTTCCTTCCGTCTGAGCAGCCTACTAATAATAAAGAGGTGGACTGGACGGAGTTTCAGCAATTGCTTCGCAAGGAGGTCGCTACCAAGGTAGAGGTCAACCGCACCAAGGGTGTCGCTATCGCTACGCTCAATCCCAAGAAGGTGGGCATGGTCTACAGCGAGCAGGAGCTACAAAACATTGAGCAGCGGGGCTTCCCCTTTCGCATGGTCAATGCGCAGTATCAGGTCAAGTGTACCCTTCCGTCGGTAGATCGCTTTGACGAGTTTGTCCAAAGGGAGGAGGTCGCCATAGATGTCAAGTATAAGACCGACAGCATGAGCTTTTGGCTCATCCTAGCCAACTGGCTTCCGCTGATCCTGCTTCTTGTCTTCTGGATATGGGTCTTCCGTCGTATGAGCGCTGGCCCTGGAGGGAAGAACGGTGGTCCTGGCGGAGTCTTTAACGTCGGTAAGTCTAAGGCTAAGCTCTATGACAAGAAGGAGTCGCACGTCACCTTTGACGATGTGGCAGGACTTCACGAAGCTAAGCAGGAGCTACAGGAGATTGTCGAGTTCCTCAAAAACCCCGACAAGTACACCAAGCTGGGCGGTAAGATCCCTAAGGGCGCGCTCCTCGTGGGCCCTCCAGGCACTGGTAAGACGCTCTTTGCTAAAGCGGTCGCCGGCGAGGCGCATGTACCGTTCTTCTCAATCTCTGGTTCAGACTTCGTGGAGATGTTCGTCGGTGTAGGAGCTTCACGCGTCCGTGACCTCTTCAAGCAGGCTAAGGAGAAGTCGCCCTGTATCATCTTCATCGACGAGATCGACGCCGTGGGGCGTGCACGAAGCAAGAACGCCGGCTTCAGCAGTAATGATGAGCGGGAGAACACGCTCAACCAGCTCCTCACCGAGATGGACGGCTTCGATGGCAATAGTGGGGTGATCATCCTCGCAGCGACGAACCGTGTGGATATCCTCGACAAGGCACTTCTACGTGCTGGACGCTTCGACCGTCAGATCTACGTAGACCTGCCCGACCTGAACGACCGCAAGGAGATCTTCCTCGTACATATGAAGGGTCTCAAGCTAGGTCCAGACGTATCGGTGGATCAGCTGGCACGACAGACGCCTGGATTCTCAGGGGCTGACATAGCAAACGTCTGCAACGAGGCGGCGCTCATAGCGGCACGCCACGACAAGCAGGCGATCGAGAAGCAAGACTTTATGGATGCGGTGGATCGTATCATCGGAGGTCTGGAGAAGAAGAACAAGATCATCACCGAGGACGAGCGTCGCAGCATCGCCATCCACGAGGCGGGTCACGCCACCATCAGCTGGATGACGGAGTATGGCAACCCCTTGGTCAAGGTCACCATCGTACCTCGTGGCAAGGCTCTTGGTGCCGCTTGGTATATGCCTGAGGAGCGACAGATCACCCACACGCAGGTACTCCTCGACGAGCTCTGCTCGCTGCTGGGCGGTCGTGCTGCTGAGGAGCTATTCCTCGATCGCATCTCGACAGGTGCCGCCAACGACCTAGAGCGTGTCACCAAGCTCGCCTACGCTATGATCACCTACTACGGTATGAGCGACAAGCTGCCCAATCTCAACTACGCTGACTCGCAGAGCGACGGCTATACCTTCCAAAAGCCGTACAGTGAGGAGACGGCAGTCATCATCGATCAGGAGGTCTCCAAGCTCATCGCTACACAGTATGCCCGTGCCAAGGAGATCCTGACACAATATGCCGAGCAGCATCACCAGCTAGCGCAACTACTCCTAGAGCGTGAGGTGATCTACACGGAAGATGTAGAGACGATCCTCGGCAAGCGCCAGTGGATCTCACGCTCAGACGAGCTAGATGCGCTCAATGAGGCTGCGCGTGCCAAGAGACTCGCTAGTGCTACCCCTCCGCCCTATATTAAAAAGGAGGAGGATCAGCCTACACCCGATTCCTCAGATGAAAAAAAGGATGAGGAGCCTACAGATCACGAATAG
- a CDS encoding sodium ion-translocating decarboxylase subunit beta, which translates to MNFWNFLVENIEIFSTYTGFANVTTGHVIMILVGALFIFLGIRFRFEPLLLIPIGFGMLIGNIPFKDAGLQIGIYEEGSVLNILYQGVRQGWYPPLIFLGIGAMTDFSALISNPKLMLIGAAAQFGIFGAYMIALQLGFEPNAAGAIGIIGGADGPTAIFLSSKLAPDLLGAIAVSAYSYMALVPIIQPPFMRLLTTDKERRIRMKPPRKVSRIERILFPIFGLLLTGFLVPSGLPLLGMLFFGNILKESGVCDRLARTAREPLIDIVTILLGVTVGASTQATHFLTLDSVKIFMLGALSFIIATCSGVLFVKVMNLFLKEGNKINPLIGNAGVSAVPDSARISQIEGVKYDRTNYLLMHAMGPNVAGVIGSAVAAGVLLGFLS; encoded by the coding sequence ATGAATTTCTGGAACTTCCTTGTTGAGAATATAGAGATCTTCTCTACCTACACTGGCTTTGCCAATGTGACGACGGGTCACGTGATCATGATATTGGTCGGTGCTCTATTTATCTTTCTAGGCATACGCTTTAGGTTCGAGCCACTGCTCTTGATCCCCATTGGATTTGGTATGCTGATCGGCAATATCCCCTTTAAGGATGCGGGCTTGCAGATCGGCATCTATGAGGAGGGATCTGTCCTAAACATCCTCTACCAGGGGGTGAGACAGGGGTGGTACCCGCCACTGATCTTCCTCGGCATCGGTGCTATGACGGACTTCTCGGCGCTGATATCCAATCCTAAGCTGATGCTGATCGGTGCGGCTGCACAGTTTGGCATCTTTGGGGCCTATATGATCGCCTTGCAGCTAGGCTTCGAGCCAAATGCTGCAGGTGCTATTGGTATCATCGGAGGTGCTGATGGTCCGACAGCTATCTTCCTCTCATCAAAGCTGGCTCCCGATCTACTCGGCGCTATCGCTGTCTCGGCATACTCCTATATGGCATTGGTGCCGATCATACAGCCGCCCTTTATGCGTCTGCTGACAACCGACAAGGAGCGACGCATACGTATGAAGCCCCCCCGCAAGGTGTCTCGTATAGAGCGTATCCTCTTCCCTATCTTCGGACTTCTCTTGACGGGATTCCTCGTTCCCTCTGGACTACCGCTACTGGGTATGCTCTTCTTCGGAAATATCCTCAAGGAGAGTGGTGTCTGCGATCGTCTAGCTCGTACGGCTCGTGAGCCACTCATCGACATTGTCACGATCCTTCTCGGTGTGACAGTGGGAGCCTCGACACAGGCGACACACTTCCTCACGCTCGACTCGGTAAAGATCTTTATGCTCGGTGCACTTTCCTTCATCATTGCGACCTGCTCGGGAGTACTCTTTGTCAAGGTGATGAACCTCTTCCTCAAGGAGGGCAACAAGATCAATCCGCTGATCGGCAATGCGGGAGTCTCGGCCGTTCCTGACTCGGCTCGCATATCGCAGATTGAGGGCGTCAAGTATGACCGGACGAACTACTTGCTGATGCACGCGATGGGACCGAACGTTGCTGGCGTCATAGGCTCTGCCGTAGCTGCGGGTGTCCTCCTCGGCTTCCTCTCCTAG
- a CDS encoding OadG family transporter subunit: MQRVTLPALQRLLLLSTIAALWSSLPLSSQSITAARINEVMIDNVDNYIDNYGKRSPWIEIYNSSAGSIDLAGCFLTDDPQNLKKYMIPKGDVLTAIKPRQSVVFFADEMPLRGTFHLNFTLAPDTPHYLALISNDGSTIIDEVEVPASLPANHSYARIDDGVRTVEPAEAWHITQHTTPGSNNVVKDKNEKMDRLQEADPNGFVMTITAMLVVFSGLLILFLAYKLVGIMAMRLEGRKESLNRRLNSRLHQEPAEKASTTEDPLVAVAISLALTSELEMGGGEAPGRLTIRPRTLPYTPWSDKSQMMRPTVDCKRLKA, encoded by the coding sequence ATGCAACGAGTCACACTGCCTGCTTTACAGAGACTATTACTACTCTCTACTATAGCTGCCCTATGGTCATCCCTTCCGCTCTCATCACAGAGTATCACAGCGGCACGGATCAATGAGGTGATGATAGATAATGTAGATAACTACATAGACAACTACGGGAAGCGTAGCCCTTGGATCGAGATCTACAACTCCTCTGCGGGATCGATCGACCTAGCGGGCTGCTTCCTGACAGATGATCCGCAGAATCTTAAGAAGTATATGATCCCTAAGGGGGATGTGCTGACAGCTATTAAGCCACGTCAGAGCGTCGTCTTCTTTGCTGATGAGATGCCGCTACGAGGCACCTTCCACCTGAACTTCACGCTAGCACCTGACACTCCGCACTATCTAGCTTTGATAAGCAACGATGGGAGCACTATCATCGATGAGGTGGAGGTGCCTGCATCACTCCCCGCCAATCACTCCTATGCTCGTATCGATGACGGGGTGCGGACGGTTGAGCCAGCCGAGGCTTGGCATATCACGCAGCACACGACGCCTGGATCCAACAATGTGGTCAAGGACAAAAATGAGAAGATGGACCGCCTACAGGAGGCCGATCCCAATGGCTTTGTGATGACCATCACCGCTATGCTGGTGGTCTTCTCGGGGCTACTGATCCTCTTCTTGGCCTATAAGCTGGTCGGGATCATGGCAATGCGTCTCGAGGGGCGTAAAGAGAGCCTCAACAGACGACTCAACAGCCGTCTACACCAAGAGCCTGCGGAGAAGGCCAGCACGACTGAAGATCCGCTCGTGGCTGTCGCTATCTCACTGGCACTGACGAGTGAGCTAGAGATGGGCGGTGGGGAGGCTCCAGGACGACTGACGATACGCCCTCGCACGCTACCCTACACGCCATGGAGTGATAAGAGCCAAATGATGCGTCCTACGGTGGACTGCAAGCGACTGAAAGCGTAA
- a CDS encoding thiol protease/hemagglutinin PrtT, with the protein MNYPLLGRSRMLTMTLCLLLCGVVQIFARPLREQEARLLAEQFFQKNTQMQQLRSAELTLVSAPACTSNGYELQSTGEPARYYYVYNRGEGRGFVIISGDDRLAPYIGYATTGSFSVEAMPDNLAAFLEACQQRIDELMGQVAWQTRLAPTLPMAGEPAEVAPLLGEIEWDQSAPWNSKTPVDGKGKHMPVGCVATAYAQVMRYYQWPVKGEGKVEYKEPYKTRKHKVNFGTTTYDWANMPAAYEDPTKATAAEIEALGTLCYHAGVAIETDYDPSASGSFAPLIVRALRNNFRYNKQVTFKRRVNYTQPEWDKIMRAELAAQRPVVYSGTGTGGGHAFVCDGYNDEGLYHINWGWSGLANGYFNLNFLQPDDLGIGGGFGGGFSMEQGIVVGITPDRDGSSKDTELPLLTTRKFTTHLTGGSTIRILDANYSVWLSDVPTLDDEGKADYNYFGFTTIAAAKLGTTDTVYMDEYKKSKFLVGLYDLVPEFQADLDVTKYLSEGTWDIFIVYEVTLPDGTKEWRPCAMDVREGNNENGKGRHTFTIEKDALGWKVKEDLTHPFAQLEMVEDSAHATFKAYEKSTISLKLKNTGRGEFFRPLYLEVKHEDGEWRAYSDILPAIQVGETQEVTFNAERCPYAQGTISLRVSYQTEDMGKMQYFELPDVTIEASDAIRTAYVIEPASKAEPMEVDLGTGEFSQIRVKNVGTIAPDHEVKCRYILKYGIEQVWTDLETISISPQGEQILTPKLPELVKRLGVVGGNKIQLTMSFFEMGDDRKHRMAILENPIIEVTCKKGTAVQKDYPVTKQIEGEGELIIKGYEDLTAVPDGTKLTVEARPAAGYELTTLEANGKDILATKSFTVSAATTVKAVFTKEKIFTVKLTSNEYGSISIKEDIDLNAVPYGTKLTVEARGNNDKCELKTLTANGKDILATKSFTVIANTEVKAEFVDHTSVESAVAEQLRLYPNPARDYVLLEGIPSGATVAIYTLEGELMYQVESTSDTLRIDLTQLQEGAYILRVGGETHRLIVRR; encoded by the coding sequence ATGAATTACCCGCTACTCGGTCGGTCACGAATGCTGACCATGACACTATGCTTACTGCTCTGTGGCGTGGTGCAGATCTTTGCACGCCCACTACGAGAGCAAGAGGCTCGGCTGCTCGCAGAGCAGTTTTTTCAAAAGAACACGCAGATGCAGCAACTGCGCTCTGCTGAGCTGACTCTTGTGTCAGCACCCGCTTGTACATCCAATGGCTATGAACTACAATCGACAGGTGAGCCGGCTCGCTATTACTATGTATATAATAGAGGTGAGGGACGTGGCTTCGTGATTATCTCTGGTGATGATCGCCTAGCTCCTTATATAGGCTATGCTACGACGGGATCCTTCTCCGTCGAAGCGATGCCGGACAACCTCGCTGCCTTTCTAGAGGCTTGTCAGCAGCGTATTGATGAGCTGATGGGGCAGGTAGCCTGGCAGACACGCTTGGCACCGACGCTGCCAATGGCTGGAGAGCCTGCAGAGGTGGCTCCGCTGCTAGGCGAGATCGAGTGGGATCAGTCTGCTCCGTGGAACTCAAAGACTCCAGTAGATGGCAAGGGTAAGCACATGCCCGTGGGCTGTGTCGCTACTGCCTACGCTCAGGTGATGCGCTACTATCAGTGGCCTGTCAAGGGTGAGGGTAAGGTTGAGTACAAAGAGCCATACAAGACTCGCAAGCATAAGGTGAACTTTGGTACGACGACCTACGACTGGGCTAATATGCCAGCCGCTTATGAAGATCCTACTAAAGCAACGGCCGCGGAGATTGAGGCACTAGGCACGCTATGCTATCATGCAGGCGTTGCTATCGAGACGGACTATGATCCATCGGCTAGTGGTAGCTTTGCTCCTCTGATCGTACGTGCTCTGCGCAATAACTTCCGCTACAACAAGCAGGTGACCTTCAAGAGACGTGTCAACTATACCCAGCCGGAGTGGGATAAGATCATGCGTGCGGAGCTCGCTGCGCAGCGTCCTGTCGTATACAGTGGTACAGGTACTGGTGGTGGTCACGCATTCGTATGCGATGGTTACAACGACGAGGGACTCTATCACATCAACTGGGGCTGGAGCGGTCTCGCTAATGGATACTTCAACCTTAACTTCCTACAGCCCGACGACCTAGGTATCGGTGGAGGCTTCGGAGGAGGCTTTAGTATGGAGCAGGGTATCGTCGTAGGCATCACGCCTGATCGTGACGGTAGCTCTAAGGATACCGAGCTACCTCTCCTGACCACACGTAAGTTTACCACACACCTCACGGGTGGCTCAACAATCAGGATACTTGATGCCAACTACTCTGTCTGGCTTAGCGATGTACCTACCCTAGATGATGAGGGCAAAGCCGATTACAACTACTTTGGCTTCACGACCATCGCTGCTGCCAAGCTTGGTACGACCGATACGGTCTATATGGACGAGTACAAGAAGTCTAAGTTCTTAGTCGGTCTCTATGACCTCGTGCCGGAGTTCCAAGCTGACCTAGATGTGACTAAGTACCTCTCTGAGGGTACGTGGGACATCTTCATAGTCTATGAGGTGACGCTCCCTGATGGTACGAAGGAGTGGAGACCTTGTGCTATGGACGTGCGCGAGGGTAATAATGAGAATGGCAAGGGTCGTCACACCTTTACCATTGAGAAGGATGCTCTCGGCTGGAAGGTCAAGGAGGACCTCACGCACCCCTTTGCCCAGCTTGAAATGGTAGAGGATAGTGCTCACGCTACCTTCAAGGCCTACGAAAAGAGTACTATCTCCCTGAAGCTCAAGAATACAGGGCGTGGTGAGTTCTTCAGACCACTCTACCTCGAGGTCAAGCATGAGGACGGAGAGTGGCGTGCTTACTCTGATATCCTACCTGCCATACAGGTCGGGGAGACGCAAGAGGTGACCTTCAACGCTGAGCGCTGCCCCTACGCCCAGGGTACGATCTCTCTCCGTGTCTCCTACCAGACAGAGGATATGGGTAAGATGCAGTACTTCGAGCTACCTGATGTGACCATTGAGGCTTCTGATGCTATCAGAACGGCTTACGTCATCGAGCCTGCCTCTAAAGCTGAGCCTATGGAGGTAGACCTAGGTACGGGTGAGTTCTCACAGATCCGTGTTAAGAATGTCGGTACCATAGCTCCTGATCATGAGGTGAAGTGCCGCTACATACTTAAGTATGGTATCGAGCAGGTGTGGACCGACTTGGAGACGATCTCTATCTCACCACAAGGGGAGCAGATCCTCACGCCAAAGCTACCCGAGCTAGTAAAGAGACTAGGTGTCGTCGGTGGTAATAAGATCCAGCTGACGATGAGCTTCTTCGAGATGGGTGATGACAGAAAGCATCGTATGGCGATCCTAGAGAATCCTATCATAGAGGTAACCTGCAAGAAGGGCACTGCAGTACAAAAGGATTATCCTGTCACGAAGCAGATCGAGGGTGAAGGTGAACTGATCATCAAGGGCTACGAAGACCTTACGGCTGTGCCTGATGGTACTAAGCTGACCGTCGAGGCTAGACCTGCTGCTGGTTATGAGCTGACCACCCTTGAGGCTAATGGTAAGGATATCTTGGCCACAAAGAGCTTTACAGTATCTGCCGCTACGACGGTAAAGGCTGTCTTCACCAAGGAGAAAATATTTACCGTCAAACTAACGAGCAACGAGTATGGGTCGATCAGCATCAAAGAGGATATCGATCTAAATGCAGTACCTTACGGCACGAAGCTAACGGTAGAGGCTCGTGGCAACAACGACAAGTGCGAGCTCAAGACGCTTACCGCTAATGGTAAGGACATCCTGGCTACAAAGAGCTTTACCGTGATCGCTAATACGGAGGTCAAGGCTGAGTTTGTAGACCATACAAGCGTCGAGAGCGCTGTCGCAGAGCAGCTACGTCTCTATCCTAACCCAGCGCGTGACTACGTACTCCTCGAGGGTATACCATCAGGAGCTACAGTAGCGATCTACACGCTAGAGGGTGAGCTGATGTATCAGGTAGAGAGCACTAGTGACACACTACGCATCGACCTCACACAGCTACAGGAGGGCGCTTACATACTACGAGTAGGTGGTGAGACGCATCGTCTCATCGTCCGTCGCTAG